A part of Bombus huntii isolate Logan2020A chromosome 16, iyBomHunt1.1, whole genome shotgun sequence genomic DNA contains:
- the LOC126874698 gene encoding uncharacterized protein LOC126874698: MSLKVWQLAGGKLSQVLVGHTDHVTCVAVSVLDKSIVVSGSKDANLIVWDINTGSDLHTLKGHLGYVTCVKLSCDGTLAASGSEDKSLIIWDTKKGCSLSSIMLHVPVLGVEVATDMSRLALHLLEHKCMPILCLHNTPAQYVKLPDYVAPWCDTRDLRPPGRKRPNKRLLKKEVSLDSDTWHRKYGHLTSGVLTSSIEDGLQRRFSVSASMDEISKVGLTSSPSGLGPEQAALAQSQHFDQLEALWNKQSPPARPRAHGRTLSKQSSLQATRISDSEEEGVPD; this comes from the exons ATGAGTTTGAAGGTTTGGCAGCTCGCTGGCGGCAAATTATCTCAG GTCCTCGTTGGTCACACGGATCACGTCACCTGCGTCGCAGTTTCTGTGCTCGACAAATCCATCGTAGTTTCTGGTTCCAAGGATGCGAACCTGATCGTCTGGGATATAAATACTGGCAGCGATCTGCATACGTTAAAAGGCCATTTAGGTTATGTAACCTGCGTAAAATTGTCGTGTGATGGAACTCTAGCAGCGTCTGGAAGCGAAGACAAGAGTTTGATCATTTGGGACACGAAGAAGGGCTGTTCACTGAGCAGCATAATGTTACACGTCCCTGTGTTAGGTGTCGAGGTTGCCACGGATATGTCGAGGCTCGCGTTGCATTTACTCGAACACAAATGCATGCCTATTCTATGTTTGCATAATACTCCAGCGCAGTATGTGAAATTACCGGATTACGTAGCACCCTGGTGCGATACCAGAGATTTGAGACCACCCGGACGGAAGAGACCCAATAAGAGATTATTGAAGAAAGAAGTGTCATTGGATAGCGACACGTGGCATAGGAAATATGGCCATCTCACTTCAG GGGTTTTAACGTCGTCGATAGAGGATGGATTACAACGACGATTCAGCGTAAGCGCTTCCATGGACGAGATCAGCAAAGTCGGATTAACGAGTAGTCCATCCGGTTTAGGACCGGAACAGGCTGCACTCGCCCAGTCCCAACACTTTGATCAACTCGAAGCACTTTGGAATAAACAGTCGCCACCTGCTAGACCTCGTGCTCATGGTAGGACTTTGTCGAAGCAAAGTTCTTTGCAAGCTACGCGAATATCAGATTCTGAGGAAGAAG GTGTACCAGACTAA
- the LOC126874355 gene encoding bifunctional 3'-phosphoadenosine 5'-phosphosulfate synthase-like produces the protein GLPAYRLDGGNLRHGLNRNLGFSKEDHEENVRRAAEVAKLFSDCGVITICCLVSPFEADRRLARKIHEDFNLKFFEIFVKASVKTCEARDVKGLYEKARKGMIESFTGIGQEYETPKTPDLIVDTEFHNLQTSTRMVIELLRTQGILPKTRNQVQELFVEERKIEEARKVAENLPSIDISKVDLQWVQVLAEGWAAPLTGFMREYQYLQCQHFKTIKQDGNVINQSIPIVLPVSTEQKESYTTAPALTLKYNGQDIAILRRPEFFAHRKEERCSREFGTNDLGHPYVRMIHESGDWLVGGELEVLERIKWNDGLDKYRLTPNEIRKKCREMEADAVFAFQLRHPIHNDHAQELMQDIRRYLVEERGCKKPVLLLHPLGGWTKEDDVPLTVRINQHQSVLEESVLHKDVILAIFPSPMLYAGPTEVLFISLKN, from the exons GGACTGCCAGCCTACAGACTGGACGGCGGTAATCTTCGTCACGGATTAAACCGGAACCTGGGCTTCTCGAAAGAAGATCACGAAGAGAACGTGCGAAGAGCTGCCGAAGTAGCAAAATTGTTCTCTGATTGCGGTGTGATCACCATTTGCTGCCTCGTTTCGCCCTTCGAGGCGGACAGAAGGCTGGCGAGGAAGATACACGAAGATTTTAACTTGAAGTTCTTCGAGATCTTCGTGAAAGCTTCCGTGAAGACGTGCGAAGCCAGAGACGTGAAAGGCCTCTACGAGAAAGCTAGAAAAGGGATGATTGAAAGCTTCACAGGCATCGGCCAGGAATATGAAACGCCCAAAACTCCTGATCTCATCGTGGATACGGAATTTCATAATTTGCAGACCTCGACGAGAATGGTGATCGAGTTGTTGAGGACTCAGGGAATTCTTCCCAAGACTCGAAATCAGGTTCAGGAACTGTTCGTCgaggagaggaagatagaggaggCGAGAAAAGTGGCGGAGAATCTTCCGA GTATCGACATCAGTAAGGTTGACTTGCAATGGGTTCAAGTACTCGCTGAAGGTTGGGCTGCTCCGCTCACAGGTTTCATGAGGGAGTACCAATATTTGCAG TGTCAACACTTCAAAACTATCAAACAAGATGGGAACGTGATTAATCAATCGATACCAATCGTGCTTCCGGTTAGCACAGAGCAGAAGGAAAGCTATACTACAGCACCGGCACTGACCTTGAAGTACAACGGTCAAGATATCGCAATTCTGAGGAGACCAGAATTTTTCGCTCaccgaaaagaagaaag GTGTAGCAGAGAATTTGGTACAAACGACCTTGGACATCCTTACGTTAGAATGATCCACGAATCGGGTGATTGGCTGGTTGGAGGAGAATTAGAAGTTCTGGAAAGGATTAAGTGGAACGATGGTCTCGACAAGTACAGGCTCACGCCAAAcgaaattcgtaaaaaatGCAGAGAAATGGAAGCGGATGCTGTTTTCGCCTTCCAGTTGAGACATCCGATTCACAATGACCACGCACAAGAGTTAATGCAG GATATCAGAAGATACCTCGTGGAGGAACGTGGTTGTAAGAAACCAGTTCTTCTACTGCATCCTCTGGGAGGATGGACGAAAGAAGACGACGTACCACTAACAGTTCGGATAAACCAACACCAAAGTGTTCTCGAGGAGAGTGTATTGCACAAAGACGTCATCCTCGctatttttccaagcccgaTGCTTTACGCTGGCCCTACAGAggtattatttatttccctaaaaaattaa